TTTTTACCTATAAGCTTATTCAGAGCATCTTTACCGTCATTTGCCTCAATAGTAGTATATCCCGCTGACTTTAATGTCATACTTACAACTTGCCTAATAGAAGCTGAATCATCTACCACTAAAATTGTTTTATTCATTTAGTCCACCTCAACTTCTCACTTAATAAGCAATCTTTTAAAAGAAAGTAATATCTTCTGTAGTTTCTTTACTCTTCACACTTTCCCCATTATGTACCCAATGTTGTTCAATCATTGTATAACTTTTCTTCATTTTATTGAGCCAGTTCTCTGCATCAATCCCACTAGCGTCTGAAGCCATGTCTACCTTTAGCTCTTTTATTTCCTCACTTAATTCTATTAAGTTACAACTTATTTGAGACAAAACTTGACTTACCCTGTCCTGGAATTGCAGCTCAATGATAACATCAGAAATTGCTTCTTTAACATCATGTACATCAGCACGCATCATATTAGACTGCACTTCTAATTGAGTTAGAATGCTTTCAAACTGTAAAATTACTTCATCAATACACAGTTCGGTTGCAATAATCTGTTCACTTTCTTGATTCATAGCTTGCTCAGCAATATCGAACGTTCGCGATATTGCCTCATTCACAGACTTAACTTTATCTGTCATATTAGTTGCCGTTTCACGTGATCGCATCGATAGATTTCTGACTTCGTCTGCAACAATAGAAAACCCCCTACCCGCTTCTCCAGCTCGCGCGGCTTCTATCGCAGCATTCAAGGCAAGTAAATTTGTTCTATTGGCAATAGCAACAACATCTGTCGCCATCTTACTGAGCTCTATTGTATACGTTTCTAAATTCTTCATTTCATCGAGCATGTGATGTCTATTTTCTTGAGTACTTCTTA
This sequence is a window from Shewanella zhangzhouensis. Protein-coding genes within it:
- a CDS encoding methyl-accepting chemotaxis protein, whose product is MFTKQGLCIFTPVILVSTLIHFESLASMSIWIGLISALISLIILSYSKFENITEKEKITTIPVSEKRLSEPQYYHSLKPLLTQALPIWQRHIDSVNDQTTKAVSALSGHFSELVERLSHTVSISSINESDDEQFVVKIINESRHSLNEAVRVLRSTQENRHHMLDEMKNLETYTIELSKMATDVVAIANRTNLLALNAAIEAARAGEAGRGFSIVADEVRNLSMRSRETATNMTDKVKSVNEAISRTFDIAEQAMNQESEQIIATELCIDEVILQFESILTQLEVQSNMMRADVHDVKEAISDVIIELQFQDRVSQVLSQISCNLIELSEEIKELKVDMASDASGIDAENWLNKMKKSYTMIEQHWVHNGESVKSKETTEDITFF